In Mugil cephalus isolate CIBA_MC_2020 chromosome 19, CIBA_Mcephalus_1.1, whole genome shotgun sequence, the genomic stretch CATCACCAAAATAATACCATAACTACTGAGAAGCACGGCAGTGGTAGCATCATGCATCGTGGACTCTGGTCAAAGCTGAATGTAAAGGTAATAAGGGTAAGGGTAATAATTCCAAGGACTTCCAgaacttcttgttcttctttatgctgaaGACAATtgttaatgaccttggctgtacgTTTAgggtctttgtcatgctgcagaataaatttggggccaaccatacgcctccctgatggtatttcATGATGGATAAATATCTGACTGTATTTCTCAGTATTGAGAACACCATTAAacctgaccaaatccccaactccatttgcagaaaatcagccccaaacttgcttcaatgttgcctgcagacactctttATTGTATCGTTTTCCAGCCGTTCAGCGAGCATACTACCTAGTctaatatttcaaattttgactcgtTTTAAGAACTACACCccagtttaaatgaaatcaatagcacttttcctacaaaaaaatgcaacccaaagtgcctcacacaaataaaaacataaaatattaccCCCATCCACCctgtacatacacatacagacacatataacCACACTTACACCCATATACACGCTAAAAGTTGTTAATGAGACATGGCAGGACACATGAGGCTTGAGGCAACGAGGACCCGTCCACGTCAAGGGGTTGTCCCAGTCCCTTGACCACAGGGGAGCCACCGCAAAGATCACCCCGATCTGGGCAAAGAGGTGGACTCCACACCCAAGTGCAGAGCGTCCAACCACCCAGGCCGAAGGGACCCAAGGGACGGCACAGGAACAACCCCGAGCGTGGCGGTCccccatgaggaaacactggacaCTCAGTAAAAGACTAAAATAGTAAGATGtggtaagaaaataaatagataaataaataaatataaaaacaattacatttaaacactctttaaacagcaaaaataggttataaaagaaaataaaggtaCTAATATATGCCATATAAAATATtgataacataaataaaaatcaaatagaATTAAGAAAAATTAGAAGCATCAAATGTGATACAATTTTACgaattaaaatcatgtaaaagcctgattGAAAACATGAGTCTTGAgccactttttaaaagtatgaaCAGTCTCCGTGGCCTTGCACCCTCTGGCAGGCTGTTTCACAGTCGGTAGCCGTAATAAGAGACAATTCCTATGTTTTCGTGAATAgctgagtctcttggccttgtttccatgtcagagatatggattttttggctgcaactcatCCATGAAGACCAcctctggccagacttctccagacagtagatggctgtacctgggtcccactgccGTCTGCCAGGTCTGAGCTGATGGgactgctggacatcttccaatTTCATAGGGAAATACACACACTACGTTTCCTTGGCTGACCACTGTGCATACCATCCTACAAAATTTCTGTCTTCATGCAACCTATAAGGAtcgatgctggtttgaaggcaaagggtagtaacaccaaacaTTGATGTGacttggatttttcttttgttcgctcactttgcaATTTGTaaattgattgaaaaaaaatcattatttatatttttataagcattcttagtttaaagttttttcTACTTCACAAGCCGGGTTTTATTAACCAGCATTTTCAACATCCCTTTGTTTCATATAGTTTGCAGCAACGGTACATTCATTCGATAATGGATTGATAACCATCCACCACCTACACGGCGCGTTCCTACGGCGTTTCTGTCGTGGCCGCCTGGCAGCAGCTGACGCTCCACGGCAGCTTTTCCTTGGACAGATAGAGCATGGGCTGAATGCTGCTGCTGAAATCCATCAAGCCAAAGACCAAATAGTAAATATAGCAGCGAAACACGTCGGGGTCAAAGTATTCTTGAAAGGGGAAGAGTGCAACAGGTGGGAAGTAGTTGAACACTATGATGGCCAGAATTATGAGGACCATCTTGAAGGCTCTCTTCTTCACGGGGTGCATCTCGTCTCTGCCGGGCCCGGACTGTCGCAGCGCCCACAGGATTGTTATGTTGCAGAACACCATGAAGGCGAACACGGCGAGGATCATCCACGTGAAGACCTTGTTAAAGTTGGGGATGCTGCCCACACATTTAGCCGAGGCGTAGGCCAGCGTGACCAGCCAGACCACGACGACCATCACCGTCCTGACGTTGCTGTCCTTGAGCGCCGTGAAGGCGATGGGGTGGACCACGGCCATGTAGCGGTCCAGGCAGATGCAGGAAAGGAAGAGCGGCGAAGAGTCTTTCAGGCCGTAGAAGAAGCGCAGGACGTACCAGATGGTGCTGCTGTTGAGGAAGATGACAGTGACCAGCTCCATCGGAGGTATGAGGCAGAAGAGCACGTCTAAAATTGCCAGGTGGAAGATGAAGATATCTGAGGTGGAGGAGtccactttgtttttgtggatgAGCCACAGCACGATGAGGTTGGCCGGGATGCCCAGGACCATGTTTGTGAACTGCAGGGCGAGGTACCAGATCAGGAGAGCGGGCATGTTTATGCACTGCTCATACACCGTCTTCTCAGCAGCCGTGGAGTTGAGAGGTCTGTGTGACATGAGGATCACAGAGGAGTTGATGTATAAGACGTCCATGACGGCCGGCTGGTTTCAGAGATCTGTTGGACAAATACATATCAGGATGAGTTGTtggagattaaaatgaaaatagcaTACAGCTCATgtcataaagttggaataaagTACCTCTTCTCATGAAATAACTTTGAGATTTGTAGAAATAGGGAAAACAGTGGGaggtgtctgaaaacaaaatcatacCTATTATGgtcaaaacactttttattagaggcagtttgtgtttttattttattcctacACAAGGACTGGTGTCTTAACATCTAATTAGGTGATTGACAACTgtggcctttttcttttctttctattgtCTAATATAGATTTTATTACCTAAAAAAAAGGCCTTGACTACGGGCACTAGACTTTGAACACCGACGCATTAACTTATCAGCTATAACACCcattatttgtttatatatataaatatatatatatctaaaccACTTCCCCTAAAATCCTCCCCCACAAAATATTTTCAGCGTCTACGCGAAACATGACAAAGTGTGAATCCACAGTCAAtaacacagaaaataatgacTAATCAGGACTAAAACACATCATATACAGAAGGATTAATGCAGTGGATgcaattcaacactttttgttgcaattcaatactttctgtatatatgccaatactatatatatatatatatgtgtatatgtatgtatatatatatattgtttattctattctatttttatctgaTCATTTATCTGTTAAACCATCCACTCTtgattcttgttatttttctgcccctaaGTATGCAAAACTGCAATTTCCACagtgtgggacaaataaaggtctttctaattctaattctcaTTCAACATATGATAGTGTGATATTTTAGGAGGTGTATCCGCAGTTTTATCAATGGAGCAAAAGCTATCCAGTCAATTCATTTCAGACCTCTGACAGCAAAGTAAATTTATCCTACGCACCTCAGCTTCAATTTTCAATTGATTTTTTGTCCTGTGTAGCTTTGAATGGTAAACAGACGCTCTTACCTCAAACCAGGTCTTAATGCTCTCATGAACAGATCACCTTTCCCCTCGACTCTCTCGCAGACACCTCCGCCTATTTTCTCCTCAGACACCtacatgttttcaccatttcaATAAGCAGCAGGCGTTATCTCTGTTATCTCTGTATCAAGGGTGACATGTAAATGTGCAGTCTGACAACACATAGAGCCTCATGAGCTTCCTGAAAAACGCACTCATAACCCACCGCCGGGATGTTAACGCAAGCCTGAAGAAGGCACACAAGACGccaacataaaatgaaatgttgaaaaaagaaaaaatgttaaaattgcAGCCAGTTTACGCAAAATGACACTCACCTGTTCACTGAGATGCAACTTCCCAAGGTGAGTGGGTGTCCACTCCTAACCCTGATGACTCCTCTGTTCCGATGTGAGAAAACACTGAGCAACCCCCTCCACCGCCTCAAAATGAATAGAAAACATCTTTTTGGAACATGAGCTAACACTTCAGGGATCCTGCTGACTCTGATTGTCCAATCACAGAGAGGAGATGAGGGCGTGGAAGCTGGGACTCTTCCCCCGGATGATCCATGATGTCTGTGCATGACACCTGTGCAAACATcactccttaaaaaaaaatgaataaatacataaagtcATAACTTTTGTTAATGTGTTgaagttcatttgaaatataaaatggaATAACGGCTGATCGGAAAGAGCCAGAAGAAGAGATCAGAGTGGAGGACGTGCTGTAGCAAAGCTGTTATCCATTCACGCTGATTGGCAATGATGCAACAAACCAATGGTGCCTGACGGAAAATCATCGGTAAACAACTGATGCAAGACACTTCTGATTTAATTACACTGTAACCGCGTGTAACATGTTACGTGAGGCTGACATGTTTCGAGGTGCGACGTCTGGTGGGTTGCCAAAACGGAGGCTTGTGTCCCGCCACGTTCCCGGTGACAGTTTAATTGGGTGAGGCATCCGCTGAGAGTGTTGACTCGGAGGAATACGGGATGACCTCTCAGGTGACCTTTCACCTCGTTGCTCCTGACCCTCAAACATTCAATCGACTCGTTTGTTCGTCATAGAGCGTGAAATGCAGTGATAACTAGAAACAACGTTTAATGGCGGCTTCGTAGCGTGACCAACACGGACAGTTTCGCTATCTTTGTATTTAAGCAAAGTGCTTCTTTGGGTTAAATGCAAATGTCGGGCTGCTAACACGCTAACTCATAACTACATCAAAATGCAAGCACACGTTAACAGAATGAAGTTGATTGTCACAAGTTTACAAAGCAGTGGTGATCCCAGGTTCTGGGGAGGGGGCCCCCCACCAGACAAAGATGTACATCCTAGTTCAGGCTATGTAGACGTTCTGTAGGACCTCCAGATTTATGGTTGCCATATCTACCAAAGGGTAGCCATCTGAGAGCcacctttttccatttctttcaaaGGCCCCAACAATTCCTTGGTTTGCCTGTGTTGATACTGGAAGGAGGGATGTtagtgggtcctatgggttgaggggaggggcctctctggaTCTTTGTGGATCTGAGTCAGGCTGCATGCTGCTGGGGTTGGCTTCTGCTATGACAGTAACGAGTCTGGTGTGacctaggtgggtggcacatgtctaagtaacatccacgctaatgccaggtccaaaggtttcccagcagaacgttgtatcGTCACTGCTTTAACCCTGCTTCACCCTCGCTGTGTGGAGGAACGATACAGAAGGTCTTCACTTCCTGCTCCACAACAAACACTCATAATATGTGCAATTATTATTACCTCTCAAGGTTTAAATACTCATCATCATTTCACTACTTGCTCTGGGAAACTGACACTGCattgatttaaaacaaacattacatttgTGGGATTGTTTAAATTTACGACCGCATGAGTGTAGTTTTAATTGACTTCAGCAAATGTGCCGTTTCCACAAGTACGCACCTTATTAAAAGTGCTGCAATAATTACATCAGATTACATTAACGTCAAGGGACAGTTTCCTAATTCACGACTGGTGAAGCGACTGAACATAACGTGTCATGTAAAGCTGAGTTTCTACTTTTATAAAATGTGAAGGCAGGGTGCGACCGCTCATGTCAAAAtacagaagtaaaacaaaaggagaagagaagagaagagaagagaagagaagagaagagaagagaagagaagagaagagaaaccgCTGACTGCCTTATTTTTAGAAAATGGTCTGTAATGATTCTGAGAATGGTGAAATATGATGGTCAAAGCAGATTAGTGATTAGTtctcatgtatatatatatatatatatatatatatatatatatacaaacaacacaaaatcatAGATTTTTTTAAGATAAAGAAGTTTGTATAGAAACAAacctataaataaaatctatttctGCTATAATCTGCTGTCATTACAATATACTAAATAAAgagttgcaaaaaaacaaaaacaaaaaaacagtcaaaagagtttggtcatttttatttctgacagttCACCCGAAGTTTGAGTGATTTCAATAGAAAGCAAAGGGAAAAGTGTTTCACACGTAGTGTAGTTCAAGCAGCAAATAACATACAATCAAACAAAGTGGGAAACAGGCGGCATACAACTGTGCTATGTGCAGACGTCCCCCCAGTACCGTACAGATCCTTTAGAAAACTATGgtgcttcctttttttctttctaccacCACCCACCAACTACTTATGTCTGTAAACTTGTGGATGgctaaatattttttacactttaGTCTAAAATCATCATCTCAAAAGAGAAGACATACAAGAACAAAAATCACACCCGTGCCGACGTTTAATCCCCGGGTTTTCGAACTGAAATCTCTTTAGAGGATAAATATTTTGATCGTAAAATGCGACCCCCAGCCAGGAATCCTCTGTAAATACAAGCCGAGGAACCGTAGCGATAACTGGGCCGAGGTCGTATCTATTGTAGTGTTTCTAGTTTCTGACGCGACGTCAGAAGATCTCCCAACCTTAACACATTCATCGTCTACCGCGGTCGTCCTCCACAGCTTTCTTCTACGTGCAAACTTCCAAATTTCTCCGTTTTTACGTATCGCTGGCTTGTAGACTGTCCTCccatattttttcatttttttaaaaaaaaacaaacatcgcAGTCTCAACATTTAACATGCTACTATAAAACAAACTGCTCTTTCCATAAtccttctgcctctttctctgtctctgttaatTAAACACTATAAAAACCAAGAGGAAATGTCAGGTAAACATGTTATTGTTCATagaattacattaaaaggaagaaaatactGATTAAATCAAAGtaccaaactttaaaaaaaaaaaaaaaagaaaacaactgataGGTCACAGCAAGCCGGTGCAGCTgagaatttgttttcatttgtgagTGTATGGCATTTTAttccaacagaaacaaaccCCCCCGCCGTCTGATAGCTTTTTGGAGCGTTATATAATCGTTGGAGTCCCGGAGAAGGTTCTTCTGTTCCTCGTGCAGTACAGCAGTCTCTTGGTAGTGGGAGTGGAGATCGATGCTGTAATCCCGCAAGAAATGGAGTGGTGAGATCATGAGACCTGACTAATTTTTTCTAGTCTTTTCTGCTTCGTGGGAAGAGTGATTCAGCAAAGGCAGCAAGTAAAGTCTCGGGTCGCGTCGGGTCAGGAGTGCTCACGTCTAGGTAGTGCATGGTGGGATTTTTTGGGGTGTTCACTGTAATCGAGGCCGTCCACGACTGAAGGTGCGACACTGCCACAAACGGGCCGTGAGGTAAACAAGAGTCGGTGTCAGTCTTCCTTCCGAGCCAGCGCAGACGCGTTAAGAGGGCGTCGTGGCGACGGTTCCTCGCTGGCGTTTGGCGTTTTCAGATGAAGGTGGAGTCCATGGTGCTCGTGTCGTGCGCGCTGCGGGCCCGAGCCTCGAAAAGCTGCTTTATCAAGGCCGacttctcctgctccagctgagCGATGCGCTCGCTCTTCTCCGTCACCtcctgaaagaaaagagaagggaaaGGTGTGAGAAATGCGACGTTTCTTTGTGATTTCAGGGAAGGGGGGACGATGCATTGGAGGCTGTGTCGAACCTGAGTGAGGAGTCGGTTCTGGCCCTTCAGTCTGTGGATGGCTTGCGGGGGAGCTGGGGGGGGAGGCTGGGAGTTAGCTGTAGCCGTCGGAGCACCGCCGGAAGGAAACGACTGCTGGGATATAAAGAGGAACCGTTGGAGattgaaatcacacacacacacacacacgccacatATTCACATCAGCTTTACTAAAACTCATCTTGTTATGAAATATCATAATTTACAATTCTAATGTTGGTCACCCAGCATCCTGCTACCTGATTTTACTACATCGGATTTCAGATCTGTTTTGAgaaatatttactgtaaacaAACTTTGCAGCATttcctggaaacaaaaaaaaaataactgtcatTTCTCCTATGGCTGGGTGGTATACCATTTCATACTGAATACCGTTTTTTCTCcctgttatgatatgaat encodes the following:
- the LOC124996935 gene encoding proteinase-activated receptor 3, which produces MDVLYINSSVILMSHRPLNSTAAEKTVYEQCINMPALLIWYLALQFTNMVLGIPANLIVLWLIHKNKVDSSTSDIFIFHLAILDVLFCLIPPMELVTVIFLNSSTIWYVLRFFYGLKDSSPLFLSCICLDRYMAVVHPIAFTALKDSNVRTVMVVVVWLVTLAYASAKCVGSIPNFNKVFTWMILAVFAFMVFCNITILWALRQSGPGRDEMHPVKKRAFKMVLIILAIIVFNYFPPVALFPFQEYFDPDVFRCYIYYLVFGLMDFSSSIQPMLYLSKEKLPWSVSCCQAATTETP